TTGCGCGGCTGCCTGCCAAAACCCGTAAGCCGCCCGGGGCTGGAGAATGCCCTCGTCGGCACAGGTCTCCAGCAGCCGCACCAGGATCGGCTTGACCTCGCTTTCGGCCCAGGCCCGGAACCCGGTCAGGTCGCGGCCGGCTTTGCGAAAACCCCAGTGGAACTGGTAGAGCAGACGCTCGTTGAGGTAGGGCAGCAGCGCCTCGACAGCCACTTCCTCGAGCACCCGGGCGCCCAGGAAGGGCGGCTCCGGCACCTCGGCGTCGGCAGCCAGTTCATCGCGCCTGAGCTCGATCTCGGTCCAATCGATGGGTCGCTCGGGAGGCGCCTCGGGCGTCTGGCCCAAGCGCTTTTTGCTGCTCGGCCTGGCGGCGTGCGCTTGGGCTTCGCCCAAAACGTGGGCGTCGAAGCTGCCGGCCGCCACCTTGTTGGCGAGGTCGAGGCCGCCGAAGGCGTCACGGGCATAGGCCACGCGGCCCGGGCCGTAGGCCTGGCGGCAGTCTTCCTCGACATATCGCCGGGTCAGCGCCGCGCCACCCAGAAAGACCGGCAGATCGAGGCCCTCGCGGGTCAATTCCTCGAGGTTCTCGCGCATGATGACCGTCGACTTGACCAGCAGGCCCGACATGCCGATGGCGTCGGCCTGGTGGTCGCGGGCGGCCTGGATAATGGCGGCGATGGGCTGCTTGATGCCCAGGTTGACGACCTCGTAGCCGTTGTTGGTGAGGATGATGTCGACCAGGTTCTTGCCGATGTCGTGGACGTCGCCGCGCACCGTGGCCAGCACCACGGTACCGCGGGAAGCGCCCGCGCTTTTGTCCATATGGGGCTCCAGATAGGCCACCGCGGCCTTCATGGTTTCGGCCGATTGCAGCACGAAGGGCAACTGCATCTGGCCCGAGCCGAAAAGCTCGCCCACCACCTTCATGCCGGCCAGCAAGTGGTCGTTGACGATGTCGAGCGCCGGCATGGCGGTCAGGGCCAGGTCGAGGTCTTCCTCGAGGCCCTGGCGGTCGCCGTCGACGATGCGCTGGCTGAGCCGTTCCTCGACGGCCTCGGGGCGAATTTTCTCGCTCTGGGCGGCCGACTTGCGGTCCTCGAAAAGCGCCATGAACGAAATCAGCGGATCGTATCCCTCGTCGCCGTCGTCGCCGCTCGTGGCCGGACGGCGGCGGTCGAGGATCAGATCCTCGGCCATCTTGCGTTCGTTCTCGGGGATCTTGTGCAGCGGCATGACGCGGGCCAGGTGGACGATGGCGCCGGTCATGCCGCGCTCCAGGGCCTGCGCCAAGAAGACCGAGTTGAGCACGTGCCGGGCCGGCGGATTGAGCCCGAAGGAGACGTTGGAAACGCCCAGGATGATCTGCGAGGCGGGCATCTCGGCGGCCATGGCCTCGATGGCGTCGAGAGTGTTGAGCGCCAGGCGCCGGTCGTCTTCGTTACCGGTGCAGACGGTGAAGGTGAGGGGGTCGATCAGCAGGTCCTCGGGCGGCAAGCCATGCTGCTTGCAGGCAAAATCGTAGAGCCGGCGCGCGATCTCGAGCTTGTGTTCGGTCTCCTTGGCCATGCCGCTTTCGTCGATGGTCAGCGCAATGACGGCGGCGCCGAAACGGCGCGCCAGCTTGAGGCGATCGGCCGCCGCCTGCTCGCCGTCCTCGAAATTGATCGAATTGATGACGGCCTTGCCGCCATAAAGCTTGAGCGCCGCCTCGATGACCGGAAGCTCGGTCGAATCGATGACCACCGGCGCCGGCACGGCACCGCGCATGCGGCCCAGCACCTGGCCGATGTCGGCCATCTCGTCGCGGCCCACGTAAGCCGTGCAGAGATCGACGGTGTGGGAGCCCTCGCGGGCCTGTTCGCGGCCCATGGCGACGCAGGCGTCCCAGTCCTCGGCGGCCAGCAGTTCGCGGAACTTCTTCGAGCCATTGGCGTTGCAGCGCTCGCCGATGGAGAGATAGGCGTTTTCCTGGCGCAGCGGCACCTGGCTGTAGAGCGAGGCCAGCGAGGGCGTCCAGCTTCCCGGCCGGCTCGCCGGAGCGACACCCGGGCCGCCGCCGGCCAGACCCTCGAGCATACCTCGAAGCGCCGCGATATGTTTGGGCCCGGTGCCGCAGCAACCGCCGATCAGATTGATGCCGTCCTCGCGCACGAAGCGTTCCAGCCAGCCCGCGATCTCGTCGGGACCCAGGGGATAGCGGGTTTGGCCGTCGACCAGTTCGGGCAGGCCGGCGTTGGGCTGGACCGAAATCGGCTTGGGCCAGTTCTCGCTCAACCAGCGCACGTGCTCGGCCATCTCCTGGGGGCCGGTGGCGCAGTTGAGGCCGAGGCTGTCGACCTCGAGGGCATGCAGCACGGTGGCGGCGGCGGCGATCTCGGAGCCCACTAGCAGCGTGCCCGTGGTCTCCACCGTGACCTGCACCAGGATGGGCAACTGCTGCCCGGCGGCGGCCAGGGCCAGGCGGGCGCCGTTGACAGCGGCCTTGATCTGCAGCGGGTCCTGGCAGGTCTCGATAAGAATACCGTCGACGCCGCCGGCCACCAGGCCGGCGGCCTGCACTTCGAGGGCCGCTTCCAGGCTGTCGTAATCGACGTGGCCCAGGCTGGGAAGGCGAGTGCCGGGGCCGATCGAGCCGAGTACGAAACGGCGCTTGCCGTTCTCAGCGAACTCGGCCACCGCGGCGACCGCGATCTCGGCCGCCGCGCGGTTGATCTCATGGGCCTGGTCGGCCAGCCCGTACTCGCCCAGGGTCAGCGGCGAGCCGCCGAAGGTGTTGGTCTGGATGATGTCGGAGCCGGCCTTGAGATAACCCTGGTGGATCTCGCGGACCACGTCGGGGCGGCTCAGGTTGAGGATTTCGGCGCAATTCTCATGGCCCTGGAAGTCGGCCTCGAGATCGAGCTCGAAGGCCTGCACCTGGGTACCCATGGCACCGTCGCAAAGCAGCACGCGGCTGGCCAGTTGGTCGAGCAGTTCAGTCATATTGTCCCTGTAGATTCCTGTTGCGTTGCTGTCAGCCCCGTTCCGCGGCCAGGCACAGCGGCGCCGGCCGTAGCCCCAGGCCGTGGCAGATGGCGTAGGTCAGCTCGGACCGGTTGAGGGTGTAGAAGTGGAATTCATCGACGCCCTCGGCGGCCAGGCGGCGGCACTGATCGCCGGCCACCATGGCGGCGATCAGGCGGCGCGTCTCGGGGTCGTCTTCGAGGCCGGCGAAGCTCTCGGCCAGCCAGCCCGGCACGCTGGCGCCGCAGGTAGCGGCGAAGCGCACCACTTGGGTGAAGTTGGTCACCGGCAGGATGCCCGGCACCAGGGGCACGCTGATGCCGGCCGCCCGGACGCGGTCGCGAAAGCGCAGGAAGACCTCGGGGTCGAAGAAGAACTGGCTGATGGCGCGACTGGCGCCGGCGTCGAGCTTGGCTTTCAGGTTGTCGAGATCGTATGCCGCCGAGGGCGCCTCGGGGTGGCTTTCGGGATAGGCCGCGACGGTGATCTCGAAGTCGGCCACGGCCTTCAGCCCGGCCACCAGGTCGACGGCGTAGGCGTAGCCCTGTGGGTGGGGCCGGTAATGATCCTCGCTCGCTGGT
This window of the Alphaproteobacteria bacterium genome carries:
- the metF gene encoding methylenetetrahydrofolate reductase, with the translated sequence MNLLANRLPQPEAQPWPPADISVSFEFFPPKSEKMEEALWRAIRRLEPLAPRFVSVTYGAGGSTRQRTHATVRRLVQDTGLEPAAHLTCIGASRAEVDAVAEDYWQAGVRHLVALRGDAPQGPASEDHYRPHPQGYAYAVDLVAGLKAVADFEITVAAYPESHPEAPSAAYDLDNLKAKLDAGASRAISQFFFDPEVFLRFRDRVRAAGISVPLVPGILPVTNFTQVVRFAATCGASVPGWLAESFAGLEDDPETRRLIAAMVAGDQCRRLAAEGVDEFHFYTLNRSELTYAICHGLGLRPAPLCLAAERG
- the metH gene encoding methionine synthase; amino-acid sequence: MTELLDQLASRVLLCDGAMGTQVQAFELDLEADFQGHENCAEILNLSRPDVVREIHQGYLKAGSDIIQTNTFGGSPLTLGEYGLADQAHEINRAAAEIAVAAVAEFAENGKRRFVLGSIGPGTRLPSLGHVDYDSLEAALEVQAAGLVAGGVDGILIETCQDPLQIKAAVNGARLALAAAGQQLPILVQVTVETTGTLLVGSEIAAAATVLHALEVDSLGLNCATGPQEMAEHVRWLSENWPKPISVQPNAGLPELVDGQTRYPLGPDEIAGWLERFVREDGINLIGGCCGTGPKHIAALRGMLEGLAGGGPGVAPASRPGSWTPSLASLYSQVPLRQENAYLSIGERCNANGSKKFRELLAAEDWDACVAMGREQAREGSHTVDLCTAYVGRDEMADIGQVLGRMRGAVPAPVVIDSTELPVIEAALKLYGGKAVINSINFEDGEQAAADRLKLARRFGAAVIALTIDESGMAKETEHKLEIARRLYDFACKQHGLPPEDLLIDPLTFTVCTGNEDDRRLALNTLDAIEAMAAEMPASQIILGVSNVSFGLNPPARHVLNSVFLAQALERGMTGAIVHLARVMPLHKIPENERKMAEDLILDRRRPATSGDDGDEGYDPLISFMALFEDRKSAAQSEKIRPEAVEERLSQRIVDGDRQGLEEDLDLALTAMPALDIVNDHLLAGMKVVGELFGSGQMQLPFVLQSAETMKAAVAYLEPHMDKSAGASRGTVVLATVRGDVHDIGKNLVDIILTNNGYEVVNLGIKQPIAAIIQAARDHQADAIGMSGLLVKSTVIMRENLEELTREGLDLPVFLGGAALTRRYVEEDCRQAYGPGRVAYARDAFGGLDLANKVAAGSFDAHVLGEAQAHAARPSSKKRLGQTPEAPPERPIDWTEIELRRDELAADAEVPEPPFLGARVLEEVAVEALLPYLNERLLYQFHWGFRKAGRDLTGFRAWAESEVKPILVRLLETCADEGILQPRAAYGFWQAAAQGDDLVLFADDGAEAARFPLPRQPRPGGLCLADFVRDVSSNQRDVVGLQLVTMGQQVADTARRWFADDRYQDYLYLHGLGVELTEALAEYVHKRIRGELGFGHQDAREMEALLRQGYRGARYSFGYPACPKLADQRQILALLEAEQIGVEMAEADQLHPEQSTSALVLHHPQAKYFSL